One genomic window of Leptotrichia shahii includes the following:
- the phnC gene encoding phosphonate ABC transporter ATP-binding protein: protein MLLSVKNISKEYNNGITALKNVSFDVEKGEFISIIGPSGSGKSTLLRSINKMIDISQGSILFENRNIENLKKREIELVRREIGMIFQNYNLVERLTVIENVLHGRLGYKSIFAGILGIYSEEEKKEAFTFLEKVNMTKYAYQKCNELSGGQKQRVGIARAIMQKPKLLLCDEPIASLDPKTSENIMDYLKKIVTELKITCIVNLHQVDIAKKYSNRIIALNKGEKIFDDKPEYLTNDTIEFIYKDEEQD from the coding sequence ATGTTATTAAGTGTAAAAAATATTTCAAAGGAATATAACAATGGAATAACTGCCTTAAAGAACGTTTCATTTGACGTGGAAAAGGGAGAATTTATTTCCATCATTGGACCATCGGGTTCTGGAAAATCGACATTGCTTAGAAGTATTAATAAAATGATTGATATTTCCCAAGGTTCAATTTTATTTGAAAATAGGAATATCGAGAATTTAAAGAAAAGGGAAATTGAGCTTGTAAGGCGTGAAATTGGTATGATTTTTCAAAATTATAATCTTGTGGAAAGACTGACTGTTATTGAAAATGTGCTTCATGGACGGCTTGGATATAAGTCCATATTTGCTGGAATATTGGGAATTTATTCAGAAGAGGAAAAAAAAGAGGCTTTTACCTTTTTAGAAAAGGTAAATATGACTAAATATGCCTATCAGAAGTGTAACGAACTTTCAGGTGGGCAAAAACAGCGTGTGGGAATTGCGAGAGCAATAATGCAAAAGCCGAAACTGCTTCTCTGTGATGAGCCAATCGCTTCACTTGATCCAAAAACTTCCGAAAATATAATGGATTATTTAAAAAAAATCGTTACAGAACTGAAAATTACATGCATTGTCAATCTTCACCAAGTTGATATTGCAAAAAAATATTCCAACAGGATCATTGCTTTGAATAAAGGTGAAAAAATTTTTGATGATAAGCCAGAATATCTTACAAATGACACGATTGAATTTATTTATAAAGATGAAGAACAGGATTAA
- a CDS encoding peptidyl-prolyl cis-trans isomerase has translation MNNKLKMGILATLCIFALSCGNGNGQSGKVLFESADKKIKVYENEVNIELEKNLFSNGISQKDLTPDQIKQMKQSIVKNIALNRALAIKGKEEKLDKDKKYTENQNVIKEQLLASLTLVNEVNGKINVSDEEAKKYYEANPASFTLQEDSAKLQIIPFKATDAATANQVLKDVLANPSNFNTYARKYNSNIAGVSEIGETPEIPDSRLGALGEAIKNVAVGQIVNNVVKVDNALYIVKVLGKNSKGLVPFEKVKEGIKAQIKNQKRQVEQQNYLKSVSDEFKLSNMDDSIKNIK, from the coding sequence ATGAATAATAAATTGAAAATGGGTATTTTAGCAACATTATGCATATTTGCATTATCTTGTGGAAATGGAAATGGACAAAGTGGAAAAGTATTATTTGAATCAGCAGATAAAAAAATAAAAGTATATGAAAATGAAGTTAATATTGAATTGGAAAAAAACTTATTTTCCAACGGTATATCACAAAAAGATCTTACACCTGATCAAATTAAGCAAATGAAACAATCTATTGTTAAAAATATCGCTTTAAACAGAGCTCTTGCCATAAAAGGTAAAGAAGAAAAACTTGATAAAGATAAAAAATATACTGAAAATCAAAATGTTATAAAGGAGCAATTATTGGCAAGCTTAACTTTAGTTAATGAAGTTAATGGTAAAATCAATGTTTCTGATGAAGAAGCTAAAAAATACTATGAGGCAAATCCTGCTTCTTTCACTCTTCAGGAAGATTCTGCAAAATTACAGATTATTCCATTTAAAGCCACAGATGCTGCAACAGCAAACCAAGTATTAAAAGATGTCCTTGCAAACCCTAGCAATTTTAATACTTACGCACGTAAATATAATTCAAACATCGCTGGAGTTTCTGAAATTGGAGAAACTCCTGAAATTCCAGACAGCCGTTTAGGAGCTTTAGGAGAGGCTATTAAAAATGTAGCAGTTGGACAAATTGTTAATAATGTAGTTAAAGTTGACAATGCTTTATATATCGTAAAAGTTTTAGGAAAAAATTCTAAAGGTTTAGTTCCTTTTGAAAAAGTTAAGGAAGGTATAAAAGCTCAAATAAAAAATCAAAAAAGACAAGTTGAACAGCAAAATTATTTAAAATCTGTGTCTGATGAATTTAAACTTTCAAATATGGATGATTCTATAAAAAATATTAAATAG
- the glmS gene encoding glutamine--fructose-6-phosphate transaminase (isomerizing), which yields MCGIVGYIGAKNAQEFVIDGLEKLEYRGYDSAGIAVNTGSEKFEIVKKVGRLQNLADELKKHPLSGTVAIGHTRWATHGKPSDENSHPHFNKDKTLVVVHNGIIENYLELKKDLIAKGYEFKSETDTEVVAHLLDEFYTGDILETVKKLLKVIKGAYALGIMSVKEPDRIIAARKESPLIVGIGKGENFIASDIPAILKYTRDVYLIENNEIVEIKKDSVKIMDIDGNEIKRDIIHIEWDLEAASKGGYEYFMEKEIFEQPEVLVKTLNSRVDENYNINFDDAGLTKEYLSGINDIYIVACGTAYHAGLAGKHIIEKKTRIRVDVDIASEFRYRNPVIDDKALVIVLSQSGETLDTLEAMKEAKRHGARVVAITNVVGSSVAREADHVIYTWAGPEIAVASTKAYTTQMVILNLMAIDFAYKFGKITKDEAAEDIKKLYEVEQSIQKMLEYDEKIKDVADKIKDSESMFYLGRGLDYVIAVEGALKSKEISYIHSEAFASGELKHGTIALITDGVPVVVNATQSDLFEKSVSNIKEVTSRGAYVIAVAKEGNTVVEEVADEVFYIPNVADDYAGFPTIVIHQLLAYYLSKLKGNDVDKPRNLAKSVTVE from the coding sequence ATGTGTGGTATTGTAGGTTACATTGGAGCAAAAAATGCTCAGGAATTTGTTATTGACGGGTTGGAAAAATTAGAGTACAGAGGATATGATTCGGCTGGGATTGCTGTTAATACTGGAAGTGAAAAATTTGAGATTGTGAAAAAAGTGGGAAGATTGCAGAATTTGGCTGATGAGCTGAAGAAACATCCGCTTTCAGGGACAGTTGCGATAGGGCACACAAGATGGGCGACTCACGGTAAGCCATCTGATGAAAATTCACATCCTCATTTTAACAAGGATAAGACATTAGTTGTTGTTCACAATGGAATTATTGAAAATTATCTGGAATTAAAAAAAGATTTAATTGCAAAAGGGTATGAGTTTAAGTCAGAAACTGATACAGAAGTTGTAGCACACTTATTGGATGAATTTTATACAGGAGATATACTTGAAACAGTAAAAAAATTGCTGAAAGTTATAAAAGGTGCTTATGCACTTGGAATTATGTCTGTAAAAGAACCTGACAGAATTATTGCGGCTAGGAAAGAAAGTCCGTTAATAGTTGGAATTGGAAAGGGAGAAAACTTTATTGCATCTGATATCCCTGCTATTTTGAAATATACAAGAGATGTATATTTGATTGAAAATAATGAAATTGTGGAAATAAAAAAAGATTCTGTAAAAATTATGGATATAGATGGAAATGAGATAAAAAGAGATATAATTCATATTGAATGGGATTTGGAAGCTGCTTCTAAAGGTGGATATGAGTACTTTATGGAAAAAGAGATTTTTGAACAGCCAGAAGTCCTTGTGAAAACATTAAACAGCAGAGTTGATGAGAATTATAATATTAATTTTGATGATGCAGGGCTTACAAAGGAATATTTGAGCGGAATTAACGATATTTATATTGTGGCTTGTGGAACTGCTTATCATGCAGGACTTGCTGGAAAGCATATTATTGAGAAAAAAACGAGAATACGTGTAGATGTTGATATTGCTTCTGAATTTAGATATAGAAATCCTGTAATTGATGATAAGGCACTGGTTATAGTGTTAAGCCAGTCTGGAGAAACTTTGGATACGCTTGAAGCTATGAAGGAAGCTAAAAGACACGGTGCAAGAGTTGTTGCGATTACAAATGTGGTAGGATCTTCAGTGGCAAGAGAAGCAGACCATGTTATCTATACTTGGGCAGGACCTGAAATTGCCGTTGCCTCTACAAAGGCATACACTACTCAAATGGTAATTTTAAACTTGATGGCAATTGATTTTGCATATAAATTTGGAAAAATTACAAAAGATGAAGCAGCTGAGGATATTAAAAAATTGTATGAAGTGGAACAAAGTATTCAAAAAATGCTGGAATATGATGAAAAAATCAAAGATGTTGCAGATAAAATCAAGGATAGTGAAAGCATGTTCTATCTTGGGCGTGGACTTGATTATGTAATCGCTGTGGAAGGTGCCCTAAAATCTAAAGAAATCTCGTATATTCATTCAGAAGCCTTTGCTTCAGGGGAATTGAAACACGGAACTATAGCATTAATTACAGATGGAGTACCAGTTGTTGTAAATGCTACACAATCTGACTTATTTGAAAAATCAGTATCAAACATAAAGGAAGTTACATCAAGGGGTGCTTATGTCATTGCAGTTGCAAAAGAAGGAAATACAGTTGTGGAAGAAGTGGCAGATGAAGTATTCTATATTCCAAATGTGGCAGATGATTACGCAGGATTCCCTACAATCGTAATTCATCAGTTATTGGCATACTATTTATCAAAATTAAAGGGAAATGATGTTGATAAACCAAGAAACTTGGCAAAATCAGTAACTGTAGAATAA
- a CDS encoding site-2 protease family protein — MKKLKDYYDRFKSLNPQYSGIKLGIIVAVIVYFIARIFFVVEISRDMIISLVVFVISMTFHEVAHGYVAYKFGDNTAKMNGRITLNPLRHIDLTGILLPILILLSGFKFLVGWAKPVPVNFDNLRPHRLGLFCVAIAGITVNFIIAAVSLLLLKYLGKYLDIENIFMTVLLYTYLINLLLGMFNLIPITPLDGGRIIYSFSGKRVRKFYDKIEKYGILIIFAIVYFGSRILMNGFIVIVEFLLKLAGINFNLMF; from the coding sequence GTGAAAAAATTAAAAGACTATTATGACAGATTCAAGAGTTTGAATCCGCAGTATTCGGGAATAAAATTGGGGATTATTGTTGCAGTTATTGTTTATTTTATTGCAAGAATTTTTTTTGTGGTGGAAATTTCAAGGGATATGATAATTTCACTTGTAGTTTTTGTAATATCAATGACTTTTCACGAGGTGGCACATGGATATGTGGCTTATAAATTTGGGGATAATACGGCAAAAATGAATGGGAGAATAACTCTGAATCCTTTAAGGCACATTGACTTGACAGGAATACTTTTGCCTATTTTAATACTTTTGAGTGGATTTAAGTTTTTGGTAGGCTGGGCAAAGCCTGTTCCAGTGAATTTTGATAATCTAAGACCACATCGGCTTGGGTTATTTTGTGTTGCGATAGCTGGAATAACTGTAAATTTTATTATTGCTGCAGTTTCACTTCTTTTATTAAAATATCTTGGGAAATACTTGGATATTGAAAATATTTTTATGACAGTTCTGCTTTATACATATCTAATAAATTTGTTGCTTGGTATGTTTAACTTAATACCAATAACACCTTTGGATGGTGGAAGGATAATTTATTCTTTTTCTGGTAAAAGAGTAAGAAAATTTTATGATAAAATTGAAAAATATGGAATTTTAATTATATTTGCCATAGTTTACTTTGGAAGTCGAATTCTAATGAATGGATTTATAGTAATTGTGGAGTTCCTTTTAAAATTAGCGGGAATTAATTTTAATTTGATGTTTTAA
- a CDS encoding lysozyme inhibitor LprI family protein has translation MIFAGYRTDMISKMEAKEKRITSNYYGQGPTGEAQMMDEVQNAWDNELNKVYKLLMSKLSSTQKTKLRNEEREWLKRRERKVNSETEGGTGMGFRLVYYSIMTEWTRDRAIELARRYDNLK, from the coding sequence ATGATTTTTGCAGGTTATAGAACTGATATGATTAGTAAAATGGAAGCAAAAGAAAAAAGAATTACATCTAATTATTATGGACAGGGTCCAACTGGAGAGGCACAAATGATGGATGAGGTTCAAAATGCTTGGGATAATGAATTAAACAAAGTCTATAAATTATTAATGTCAAAACTTTCATCTACACAAAAAACTAAACTTCGTAATGAAGAAAGAGAATGGTTAAAACGAAGAGAAAGAAAAGTTAATAGTGAAACTGAAGGTGGAACCGGAATGGGTTTTAGACTAGTATATTATTCTATAATGACTGAATGGACAAGAGATAGAGCAATAGAACTAGCTCGAAGATATGATAATCTTAAATAA
- a CDS encoding DUF1304 domain-containing protein — MSILAFILILFVAMEHYYILILEMYLNESKSIQKNFGLELDFLKDERVKKMLANQGLYNGFLASGLMWSLTESGEFQFQIAIFFLICIICAAIYGSVTVSKKIFLLQGVPALIAFILLLLPLIIS; from the coding sequence TTGAGCATACTGGCATTCATATTAATACTATTCGTGGCAATGGAACATTATTACATATTAATTCTTGAAATGTACCTAAATGAAAGCAAATCCATCCAAAAAAACTTTGGATTGGAACTAGACTTTCTAAAAGATGAACGTGTAAAAAAAATGCTGGCAAATCAAGGGCTATACAACGGTTTTCTTGCCTCAGGATTAATGTGGAGTTTAACCGAAAGCGGAGAATTTCAATTTCAAATTGCAATTTTCTTCCTGATTTGTATTATCTGTGCAGCAATCTATGGTTCTGTAACAGTTTCAAAAAAAATATTCTTATTACAGGGAGTTCCTGCATTAATAGCTTTTATTTTATTATTATTGCCATTAATAATTTCATAA
- the map gene encoding type I methionyl aminopeptidase, producing the protein MIIYKTLDEIKKIKKANEIIARLFEDVLPKYVKAGISTYELDQIAEDYIRSQGAIPGTKGYDIGSPYPPYPAATCISVNEVVVHGIPSKKQILKEGDILTIDTVTVLDGYFGDSAITYAVGEIDETSKKLMEVTEKARAIGIEAAHAGNRIGDIGHAIQEYVESFGFSLVRDFAGHGVGKEMHEDPIIPNYGKAGTGAKIEDGMVITVEPMVNVGTYKVKILPDMWTAVTKDGKRSAQYEHSFAIIGGKPVILSVRD; encoded by the coding sequence ATGATAATTTACAAAACATTAGATGAAATTAAAAAAATAAAAAAAGCTAATGAAATAATTGCAAGACTTTTTGAAGATGTATTGCCAAAATATGTAAAAGCTGGAATAAGCACTTATGAACTTGATCAAATAGCAGAAGATTATATTAGAAGCCAAGGAGCAATACCAGGAACAAAAGGGTATGACATAGGAAGCCCATATCCTCCATATCCAGCTGCAACTTGTATTTCTGTAAATGAAGTTGTAGTACACGGTATCCCTAGCAAAAAGCAAATTTTAAAAGAAGGGGATATTCTAACAATTGACACAGTAACAGTACTTGATGGATATTTTGGAGATTCTGCAATTACTTATGCTGTTGGAGAAATTGATGAAACTTCTAAAAAGTTGATGGAAGTTACTGAAAAGGCAAGAGCTATTGGAATTGAAGCTGCACATGCTGGAAATAGAATTGGCGACATTGGACATGCTATTCAAGAATATGTGGAAAGTTTTGGATTCTCACTTGTAAGGGATTTTGCAGGACACGGAGTTGGAAAGGAAATGCACGAAGATCCAATTATCCCAAATTATGGAAAAGCTGGAACTGGAGCTAAAATTGAAGATGGAATGGTAATTACAGTTGAGCCAATGGTAAACGTCGGAACTTATAAAGTAAAAATATTGCCTGATATGTGGACTGCCGTTACAAAAGATGGAAAACGTTCAGCCCAATATGAACACAGTTTTGCCATTATTGGTGGAAAGCCTGTAATTTTAAGTGTAAGAGATTAA
- a CDS encoding adenylate kinase, whose translation MNIVLFGAPGAGKGTQAKELIKKYEIPQISTGDILRAAIANKTPLGLEAKKLMDEGKLVSDDIVNGLVEARLKEDDCKKGFILDGFPRTVAQAKELDKILAKSNREIEKVIALEVSDEEIIERITGRRVSKKTGKIYHIKYNPPVDENPEDLEQRADDNEETVKKRLAVYNEQTAPVLDFYKNQNKVYSVDSAKKLEEITKDIIDILEK comes from the coding sequence ATGAATATAGTATTATTTGGAGCACCTGGAGCAGGGAAAGGGACTCAAGCAAAAGAATTAATTAAAAAATATGAAATTCCTCAAATTTCAACTGGAGATATTTTAAGAGCAGCAATTGCTAATAAAACTCCACTTGGACTGGAAGCAAAAAAATTGATGGATGAAGGAAAATTGGTTTCAGACGACATCGTAAATGGACTTGTAGAAGCAAGACTTAAAGAAGATGACTGTAAAAAAGGGTTCATTTTGGATGGATTTCCAAGAACTGTGGCTCAGGCCAAAGAACTTGACAAAATTTTAGCAAAATCAAATAGAGAAATTGAAAAAGTAATTGCACTTGAAGTAAGTGATGAAGAAATTATTGAAAGAATTACAGGAAGAAGAGTTTCTAAAAAAACTGGTAAAATCTACCACATAAAATATAATCCGCCAGTTGACGAAAATCCAGAAGACTTGGAACAAAGAGCAGATGATAACGAAGAAACAGTTAAAAAAAGATTGGCAGTTTATAACGAACAAACAGCGCCAGTATTGGATTTTTACAAAAATCAAAACAAAGTTTACAGCGTAGATAGTGCCAAAAAACTAGAAGAAATTACAAAAGATATAATTGATATTTTGGAAAAATAA